The genomic interval GCGAGCAGCAGCGCAGCGATGACGACGTTGGCCATCGGCCCGCCGAGCAGGAACACCGCCTGGTCGAAGCGAGACAGCCCGCGCGTGCCCTGGGGCATCAGCGCGGCGAATCCGCCGATGCCGCGCAGACGCCCGCCCCGCCGCCAGCGCCAGCGCGTGCCGCGCCGTTCGCACCGCAACGGCCCGACGCCGAACGCGATCGCGCGCATGCCGCGCGACAGCCCGGCGACGGCATGTCCGGCCTCGTGCAGCACGACGTGCGGCCAGATCGACAGCACGACGCCCAGCAGCAGCGCGGTCATCGCACCGGGCGGCAATGCGTCGAGCAGCGGGATGCCGATCATCGCCGCGCCCACGCCGACCACGGCGCCGCCGATCGCCCCAGCCAGCGTCGGCAGGCTGCGGCGCCACCCGGCACGCGGCGATACCGGCGCATCGGGCGGCGGCATCAGCGCCGCGATGTCCGCTCCGGCTGGCATCGGCAATCGGGCGTCCGGTGCTGACACGGCGACGCCCGGCCTACTTGCTGCTGACGTACTTCTCGCGCCGGATCCGCGGCACCGGTAGGCCGAAGCCCTTCAGCGCCTCGAACGCCGCGTCGACCATGTCCGGGTTCCCGCACAGGTAGGCGATGTCGTCGGCATTGGGCGCGAACTCACCGATGAACTGCTGCACGTAGCCGTGGCGGACGTCGGCATGCGCATGCGGGTCGCCGGGCGCCGGCAGCTCGCGCGAGAAGCACGGCACGAAGCGGAACTGCGGGTGCGCCTGCGCGAAGGCGCGGAAATCGTCGCTGTACAGCAACTCGGCCGGCGTGCGCGCACCCAGCAACAGCACGACCTCCACGCCGCGCTCGGCGATCGCCCGTTCCAGTAGCGGCAGCATCGACCGGTACGGGGTCACGCCGGTGCCGGTGCCAATCAGCAGGTAACGGCGGTTGCTGTCCTGCGGCAGCAGGCAGAACCGGCCGAACGGGCCGCTGGCCTGGACGTGGTCGCCCAATGCCAGGCCTTCGAACAGCGCCGTCGCCGCGCCGCCGGGCACGTAGCTGACCGCGATCTCCACCGCCTCGCCCGGCCCCATCGCATGGTCGTGGATCGTCGCCAGCGAATACGAGCGCTTGGTCGGTGTGCCGTCGGCGTAGACGAAGTGCACCTGAATGAACTGGCCGGGCACGAAATCCAGCGGCTGGCCGTCGTCGCGCATGAACGACAGATGGGCGACGGTCGGCGCAATCATGCGCCGGCCGGTGAGCTTGAGCGGGAAGTGCTGGATGGCCACGGGTCAACCGGATCGTAAGCGGAACGGACGCGCGTCCGCGCAACGGTGTATCGCGGGGCCGGGGGCGACCGGGCGCCTATACTAGCGTCTTCCGCCGAGGCCTCCCCCAGGCTGCCGGCATCGGATCCCTTGCACCCATGACTCCAAGCCGTCCCCTGCCGGCCGATGTGCCGGCGCTGTCCGTCCGCGAACTGCGCAAGACCTACGCCGGTGGCGTGGAGGCGCTCAAGGGCATCTCGCTCGACGTCGCGCCCGGCGACTTCCATGCCCTGCTCGGCCCTAACGGCGCCGGCAAGAGCACGCTGATCGGCATCGTCTCCTCGCTGGTCAACATGAGCGCAGGCAGTGTCGAAGTGTTCGGCGTGGACATTGTCCGCCAGCGCGATCAGGCCATGCGCCTGATCGGCCTGGTGCCGCAGGAAATCAACTTCAACCTGTTCGAAAAGCCCTTCGACATCCTGGTCAACTACGCCGGCTTCTACGGCGTCCCTCGCCGCGAGGCCGCCGAGCGCGCCGAGGCCGAGCTGCGCGCCGCGCAGCTGTGGGACAAGGCCCACGTGATGAGCCGCACGCTGTCGGGCGGCATGAAGCGGCGGTTGATGATCGCCCGCGCGATGATGACCCGGCCCCGGCTGCTGATCCTCGACGAGCCGACCGCCGGCGTGGACATCGAGATCCGCCGCGGCATGTGGCGGAGCTTGCGCGATATCAACGCTGCGGGCACGACGATCATCCTGACCACGCACTATCTCGAAGAAGCCGAGTCGTTGTGCCGCACTCTGGCGATCATCGATCACGGCCGCATTGTCGAGCAGGGGCCGATCCGCACGTTGCTCGCCCAGCTCGACGTCGAGGGTTTCATGTTCGACATCGACGGCACCCTGCCCGACGCATTGCCGGCGATCGATGGCGTGACGATTGCCGCGCCCGACGCGCACACGCTCGACATCGACATGCCGCGCGCGATGGATCTCAACCGCGTGTTCGCCGCGCTCGACGCGGCCGGGCTGCGTGTGCGTTCGATGCGGACCAAGTCGAACCGACTGGAAGAACTGTTCGTGCGGCTGACCGCACGCGATGCGGGACCGGGGCATCGGGCGCCGTAGACGCCGGTTGCGCAGCGGCCCCCCTTCCCTTCTTTCGACAGACGCCAAGCATGAGCACAGAACCCACCACGACCGCCCGCAACCTGATCGCCCTGGGCACCATCGCCCGGCGTGAGATCGTGCGCATCCTGCGCATCTGGGGCCAGACGCTGGTGCCGCCGGCGATCACGATGACGCTGTATTTCCTGATCTTCGGTGGCCTGATCGGCGCGCGAATTGGCGACATGGGCGGGGTGTCCTACATGGACTTCATCGTGCCCGGCCTGGTGATGATGAGCGTCATCCAGAACAGCTACGGCAACATCTCCTCGAGCTTCTTCGGCGCCAAGTTCGGCCGCCATGTCGAGGAGCTGCTGGTCAGCCCGATGCCCGGCTGGGTCGTACTCGGCGGCTACGTGTTGGGCGCGGTGGTGCGAGGTGTCGCAGTCGGCGTGATCGTGCTCGGCATCGCAATGTTGTTCACCCACGTGCGCATCCCGCATCCGCTGGTCACGCTGAGCACGGTGCTGCTGGGTGCCACAATCTTCTCGCTGGCCGGCTTCATCAACGCGGTCTACGCCAAGAAATTCGACGATGTCGCGATCGTGCCGACCTTCATCCTGACCCCGCTGACGTATCTGGGCGGCGTGTTCTATTCGGTCAAGCTGTTGCCCGACTGGGCCGAGGCCGCGACTCACGCCAACCCGATCTTCTACATGGTCAACGCCTTCCGCTACGGCCTGCTCGACACCTCGGACATCCCGCTGAGCATTGCATACGCGCTGATGCTGGGTTTCGTGGTCGTACTGACTGTCGTGGCGCTGACGCTGCTCAAGCGCGGGGTGGGATTGCGTAGCTAAGGTCGCCTATAGCGACGCCGTGGCGGCGACTGCGCTCGTGCAACCGCGCCATGGTTCGCGTGGGCGGTGAGATCAAGATCGAGCCGCATTGCACCTCGTCCGCGACACCTGGCCCGATCTTCAACCCGCATCTCACGAGGCTCGGGCAGCCTTATTCCCATCAACTCCTGTCCGCACGCCGCGAGTATGCTTCACTGCAGCGAGACCAGCTCCACCCGACGGTTAGTCGCTTTGCCGTCCTCACTAGTGTTGTCGGCGACTGGGCGGTCGGAGCCATAACCCGCCGCTTCGAGGCGACTGGCGTCGATGCCTCGTGCGACGACCAGATCCACGACCGCCTGTGCCCGTGCGAGTGCAAGCACGCGGTTGCGCTCCGGTGTGCCCGTGTCGTCGGTATGTCCTTCGATCGAGAGGCGAAGCCCGTCATTGGCCTTGAGCAGCGACACGATCTCGCCGATCTGCGGCATCGACTCGTCGAGCACAACGGCCTCGTCGCTGGCGAAGTTGACCTGCAGTGCGATTCGCCCGCTCTCACCCAGCGCCTGTTCGATCTGGCTGCTGGGCAGCAGTGCGGCCGTGGCCTCGAACGGTTCGGTCTCGCCGATGATCCAGCCGCCGCCTTTGTCGCCGTTGCTGCATTGGCGGATCCAGATGGCACGGTCGGTGCGCCGGATCACGTAGACGTGCACCGGCTCGGTATGGAAGCACAGTCCGTTGCGGTAACGCGCTGCGAACGAGGATGTGCCCGCCCGGATCTCTTCCGCGGCCTCCGGCGGCTCTCGTCCACTGAACACCTGGACACCACCGGCCTGTTCGACGATGGCGGCGATGTTCCGCTCCACCTGGATCGGCGAGTACGTCACTCCGTCGGCGCGGATGTGCGAGACGTGGAACTTGCCCTCGACCCACTCCACCCGGTCCCCGGTCCAGAACCCCACCCGGTCGAAAGGGTACACCCGGGCAAACGAATCCAAACTCGCGTAACCCGCCGGCAGCTGGAAGTACGGAAAGTCGCCCAGCGATGTCGTCGAAATCGGGAGCTTGTCGAGCGAGAAGCCAGAAACAGCGTCGGGCTCCGGACCCGCCTCGCGGGTCGCGTCCAGAGCCGACGGCGGCTCCGGTCCTTCGCGCAGCTCGGATACGGCCGCGGCCTGGTCGCCAGCCGATGTGCTGGATGCTGCGTCGCGGTCCGTGCACGCCGCCAGCATCAACGCGATCGCCATCGCAGCGGCTCCAGCACGGGCCAGGCCCGGCGCATGCGCCGGGCGGCGCTGGTCGTCTATCTGCATCGGTCAGTTCCCGTTACCCAAGCGGAAGCGCATGAATTCGCAGTTCTGCTGGAATTCCGGCGCGCGCCGCTGCTCACTGGCACGGCGCCTTGCACCAGGCATGTGGCTTTCCACGGCTGCCTCGAAAGCGGGCCCCCTGCGGGGATTATTAGACGTCAGCTTGGACAGTTCGGCAGCGCTGAACCCGCAGGCCTCTCCCAGTGCCTTCGAGTTCGCGGCGACGAGCGCGCCATCGTCTTCCGGCAGCGGCGTGGCGGATGCCCGTTGCTGGGCACCCCAGTCTTCGGGCGATGGACGTTTCCTCGTTCCCGAGCCGTCCTGCGCGACACTGCTTAGAGAACTGACGAACAGCAGCGCCGCTGTCAGCAATGGGCACAAGAAGCGGGACATGCGGATCTCCTTATCGGGCTAGAAACAATGTGGTGCGGAATGCCGGCATGAAGGACCATGAGCGTCGTCCGTGACCAATATGAATAAGCGTTTCTTGTGATAAGAGTCAAATTTCTCCTATCTTGTTGATACGCCGGTTCCTTGTTTATCAAATCTCGCTGTATCGGTAATGACGTTCAGATGGCCAGGGCGTGCAGGTCAGTTTCTGACCCATCGCATATCGTTCGAGTCGATCCGATATTTCCACTTGTAGGGAATCGCGTGAATATCCAACCATCAATCCCCAGCCTCGCGGTGTGGGTCGTCGTGCTGATGCTGTCCTCGTTGAGCGCGTGCTCGGGCGCGTCTCTGGATCCTGCCGACCCGGATGCGTCATCCAGTGGCACGGAACCTGTGGGGTCGGTTTATGCGGATCTTCAAGTGGAGTATCTCGCCGGCGGCGAGCGCACGTACCGGAGCATGTACGACGAGGTCGGGCGCGCGTGTCGGGAGCTGGGCATGGGGACCCAACTACCGGACGGGTACGTGGAGAAACTAGGGACCTCGCGCTTGCAGGTGTGGTCGGCACATGACCGTGTCGCGATCCGTAACGAGGTCTACACCTACATCGCCGGACCGGTGGAGGAAGGTCGCCACTGCGACTTCGAGCCGGCGACCAAGGGCATGCACCTCTACAGGGACGCCGAGGAAACGGTGACCTGGGATCTCGCCACGGGCGTCGAAAGCAAGGCGCCTCCACGCCCAGAGTACGAGTGGAAGCGGACGGCCGTCAGTGCCCCTCCCGCGACGAATCCTGGGGCCCGAAAGCGTAGCGTGAACGGGGTTCCATGCATCGAGTACGAGCTGTTGGCGGGCGCCGGCGGGCGGTACTGTATCTGGTCGGGTGGCGGCGCCTATGGCTTCGACCCTCAGGGCAGCGCAGTGAGCAACGCGATGGGCAGCGAAGCCAATATGCTCGTCGGACTGGTCGTCGACCAGAGCCCGGGCGATGACGGAAACGGCCAGCGCGTGACGCTGTCGGCTCTGGTGCTGAACGACGACGCGCCGTTCGCGACGATGCGCCCCCATGCACCGACGCTGGGCCAGGGTGCCGGCGGGAGTGGCCGATGAAGCGGCGGCGGTGGAATACGTGGAATGCCCGGAGAAGCGGTGCGCGGCCGCACTGGGATCGCTGACAACCAGCGCGCGGGCCGCGCGCCTGCTCGACGACTTCGGCGTGCACACGGGGATGCGCGCCGGTCTGGCATCGGGGGCCTGCATGCGCATCATGCCGGCGGTTCTCACGCGGCCCGACGAGCTCGAACGGCTCGGCGTCGCGTTGTGCGTGATCGCGGCCGCGGCCTGAGCGCACGCGTCGCCGACCACGCGGGCTAAGCTGGTGGCCGTGCCCGTTCCTGGCTGGAGCCCCCCATGCGCATTCTCGTCCTCGGTGCCGGCGGCACCGGCGGCTACTTCGGCGGTCGGCTGGCCCAGGCCGGCGTCGACGTCACCTTCCTCGTGCGCCCCACGCGTGCGGCGCAACTCGCACGTGAGGGCTTGCGCCTGCGCAGCCCGCTCGGCGATGCCGACCTCGCGGTCGCGCACGTGACCGCCGACGCGCTGCCGGCGCTCGCCGCGGCGCAGCCGTTCGATCTGGTCGTCCTCAGCTGCAAGGCCTACGACCTGGACACCGCGATCGACGCCATCGCGCCGGCGGTCGGCGCCGGCACGACGGTGATGCCGATCCTCAACGGGCTGCAACACTACGCCGCGCTCGATGCGCGCTTCGGCGCAAACCAGGTGCTCGGCGGCTTGTGCTTCATCAGCGCGGTCAAGGGCATGGAGGGCGAGGTCGTGCACCTGCCCTCGCCGCCGTCGTTGACCTTCGGCGAACGCGACCCGACCCGCAACGGCAGCGCGCGCACCCAGGCACTGGCGCAGGCGTGTGCACGCGCCGAGGGCTTCGAGGCGGTGTGCAGCGACGATTTCCTGCAGGCGGCCTGGAACAAGTTCAGCTTCCTCACCGCGATGGCCGCCGCGACCTGTGTGATGCGCGCCAGCATCGGCCGGATCGTCGCCAGCGATGAGGGGGCCGCGTTCATGGCCGCGCTGCACGACGAATGCCTCGCGGTCGCGGCTGCCCAGGGCCAGGCGATTCCTGCGCAGGCCGCCGAGCAGGCCCGGACGCTGTTGACCCGCGCCGGTTCGCCGGCGACCGCGTCGATGCTGCGCGATCTCGAATCGGGCCAGGATGTCGAGGCGGCGCAGATCGTCGGCGACATGCGGGCGCGCGCCCGCGACCACGGCATCGCGACGCCGCATCTGCAGGCCGCCTGGGTGCACCTGCAGTGCTACCGCAGCCGACGTGCGAGCCCGGACACGCCGTGATCGACGCGTGCGGCCGCGCAGGTAGCCCACCACGCCGGCTCTGCTAGGCTCGAGACCTACCCGATCATGGAGATCCCCCGGATGCGGCCATTGCGTGTACGACTTCCCCTGGGCTTGGCAATCGCCGGCGCACTCGCACTCGCCGCCTGCGGCGACCGACAGGCCGGCAGCGCCCCCGCCGCGCAGACCGAGCCGGTCGAAGACACCCATACCGTGCCCTCGGAGGCCGCGGCCGCACAGCTCGAAGACGGCAGCGCGCCAGTCGAGGCACCGCTGACCGGCGATGCCGCGACCACGATGCTGACCCAGCTCGCCGGCCTCGGCGGCGCGATGCATGCGGCGGTCGAGCTGTGTGACCCGAACATCCCGGCCGATCAACTGGCGCAGGCCAAGACACGCCAGCAGCAGGAGTTCGTGAAGATGGGTGGCGATGCGGCGATGTTCGACCGCGAGTTCGCGTCGGCGCACGACAAGGTGCGTGCGCAGTACGACAGCGCGACGCCGGCGCAGCAACAGCAGATGTGCGCTGAGCTCGAATCGATGGCCTCCTCGGCGCCGGCGCCGGCCACCGAGTAACGGACAACGCGCCGCGCGGGGCTACGGCCCCGCGGCAGACGCGTCCAGATCGCCGGCGATGACGGTTGTGATCGCGTCGGGGTCGAGATGCCGCGCCATCGCCGCGCGCACGGCCTCGGCATCGAGCCCGCGCAGCCTGTCCTCGAACGCGGCCGAGTAGGCCATGTCGCGCTCCAGGTAGAGGTTGTCGTTGAGCGTGCCGGCCAGTTGCGCATCGCTCGCGCGCGCCGTGCGGCGCGCCAGCAGCAGGCCGTCGCGCGTCTGCGTCAGCTCGGTCTCGTCGATACCGTCGGTAAGCAGTCTGCGCAGTTCCTCGTCGAAGGCCTGCGCCACCTTAGCGATGTTCTCCGGCGCGGCGATCGCCTGCGCCGAGAACGTGCCGACGGTGTCGAATGCGCTGGCGCCGAAGCTCGAACTGACCCCGTAGCTCAGGCCGTCACGTTGGCGGATGCGGTCGGCCAGCCGCGATTTCATGCCGCCGCTGCCGAATAGGTGGTTGCCCAGCAGCAACGCCGGATAATCCGGGTGATCCTGCCCCAGCGGCAGCGCCTGTTGCGCCAGGAAGACCGCGTTCGGCCGGTCGGGTGTGACCACACGCAGGTGCGCTGCCGGCTGCGCCGCATACGGCGTGGGAATGCGCACGAACGGCGTGGCCGGGCGCCAGTCGCCGAACAGCGCTTCGAGTTGCGTACGCACGGCCTCGGCGTCGACATCGCCGACGATCGCGATCGTCGTGCCCGGGCCCATGCCGTAGAACGCAAGGTGGAAGGCCGCCGCCTCGTCGCGCGTCGTCGCCTCGAGCCCATTGATGCGCTGCTCGAACGTACGTGCGTGGAACGGATGACCGGGCGGGAAGATGTCGAAGTGTTGCGCCATCGCCTGGTTGGCCACCGCGCCCGGCTCGCTCATGCTGCCCAGGATGCCGGTGATCCACTGCGTGCGCAGTTGCTCGAACTCGTCCTGCGGGAACGTCGGCCGGCGCAGCACGGTCGCGGTCAGATCGAGCAGATCGACAAGGTGCGCGCGGTCGGTCGAGGCCGCGACGCTGACCGTGGTCGCGCCGCCACTGGCCCCCAGCGTCGAGCGCAGCGCGGTGAGCCGCCGCGAGATCGCCGCGCGGTCCAGATCGCCGGCGCCGCGCATCAGCAGGCCGCCGGCCAACATTGCCGCATCGGTGCGCCCGGTCAGCGTGTCCTCGCTGCCCAGGCGCAGGGTCATGCGCAGTTGTACCGCCTGGCCGCGCGTCGCCTTGTCGAGCACGGCGAGCCTGGCGCCGTTGGACAGCGTCCAGGTCCGCGTGCGCGCGTCGATGGCTTCGGGCGTCGGATCGAAGGCCTCGCCGGCCGCGAGCGCGGGCCGGCCGACGAAGCCGGCCAGCAGCGTCGCCGCGTCCGGCGCCTCGGGAATCTCGATGCGCTCGGGCGTGTCGGTCGGCACGAAGTGCCCGGTCGTGCGGTTGTCGCGGCGCAGGTAGGTGCGCGCCACGCGTTGGACGTCGGCTGCGGTCACCGTCTCCAACCGGTCGCGTGCATGCAGCAGCAAGCGCCAGTCGCCCTGCGCGATCGCGTCCGACAACGCCACGCCGACGGCGTTGGGGTCGCGCAGCGCGCGCTCGAAGCCGGCCAACAGACGCGCCCGCGCCTCGTCCACTTCGTCGTCGGTGAATGGCGCCGGGTCCTGTTCGAGCACGTCGAGCAGCCGCGTCTGCAGCGCGTCCAGGTCGCTGCCCGCTGGCGCCTCGATGACCACGCTGAGGTAGCCCGGCTCGTCCAGGCTGTAGCCCGTGGCCGAGACCGAGGTCGCCAGGCCCGGTTCGACCAGGGCCCGGTGCAGCCGGCCGCTGGGCGCATGCCCGAGCACCTGCGCCAGCACTGCCAGCGCGCCGGCATCGGGATGCCGACCGGCGGGGATGTGATAGCCCGCGGCCAGATAGGGGGTGCAGCCGACGCGGCGCACGACGACGTGGCGCTCGCCATCCTGCGCCGGCTCGCGCGTATAGGTGCGCGGTAGCGCGCTCGCCGGCTGCGGCAATGTGCCGAAGTGCGCGGCCACCCGTTCGAGCGCATGTGCCGGGTCGAAATCGCCGGCGATCACCACTACCGCGTTGTCCGGCCGGTACCAGGTGCGATAGAACGCCTGCAGCCGCGCGATCGGCATGCCCTCGATGTCGCTGCGCGCGCCGATCGTGGGATTGCCGTAGTTGTGCCAGTCGTAGGCCGCCGACATCAGCCGCTGCACCAGCACCCGCACCGGATTGTTCTCGCCGGCCTCGAGCTCGTTGCGGACCACGGTCATCTCGCTGTCGAGATCCTCGCGCGCGATTCGCGAGGCGACCATGCGGTCGGCTTCCATGCCCAGCAGCCAATCGAGTGTGGCCGGATCGCTGGAAAAGCTGGCGAAGT from Luteimonas sp. S4-F44 carries:
- a CDS encoding ferredoxin--NADP reductase translates to MIAPTVAHLSFMRDDGQPLDFVPGQFIQVHFVYADGTPTKRSYSLATIHDHAMGPGEAVEIAVSYVPGGAATALFEGLALGDHVQASGPFGRFCLLPQDSNRRYLLIGTGTGVTPYRSMLPLLERAIAERGVEVVLLLGARTPAELLYSDDFRAFAQAHPQFRFVPCFSRELPAPGDPHAHADVRHGYVQQFIGEFAPNADDIAYLCGNPDMVDAAFEALKGFGLPVPRIRREKYVSSK
- a CDS encoding ABC transporter ATP-binding protein, yielding MTPSRPLPADVPALSVRELRKTYAGGVEALKGISLDVAPGDFHALLGPNGAGKSTLIGIVSSLVNMSAGSVEVFGVDIVRQRDQAMRLIGLVPQEINFNLFEKPFDILVNYAGFYGVPRREAAERAEAELRAAQLWDKAHVMSRTLSGGMKRRLMIARAMMTRPRLLILDEPTAGVDIEIRRGMWRSLRDINAAGTTIILTTHYLEEAESLCRTLAIIDHGRIVEQGPIRTLLAQLDVEGFMFDIDGTLPDALPAIDGVTIAAPDAHTLDIDMPRAMDLNRVFAALDAAGLRVRSMRTKSNRLEELFVRLTARDAGPGHRAP
- a CDS encoding ABC transporter permease; the protein is MSTEPTTTARNLIALGTIARREIVRILRIWGQTLVPPAITMTLYFLIFGGLIGARIGDMGGVSYMDFIVPGLVMMSVIQNSYGNISSSFFGAKFGRHVEELLVSPMPGWVVLGGYVLGAVVRGVAVGVIVLGIAMLFTHVRIPHPLVTLSTVLLGATIFSLAGFINAVYAKKFDDVAIVPTFILTPLTYLGGVFYSVKLLPDWAEAATHANPIFYMVNAFRYGLLDTSDIPLSIAYALMLGFVVVLTVVALTLLKRGVGLRS
- a CDS encoding OmpA family protein; the encoded protein is MQIDDQRRPAHAPGLARAGAAAMAIALMLAACTDRDAASSTSAGDQAAAVSELREGPEPPSALDATREAGPEPDAVSGFSLDKLPISTTSLGDFPYFQLPAGYASLDSFARVYPFDRVGFWTGDRVEWVEGKFHVSHIRADGVTYSPIQVERNIAAIVEQAGGVQVFSGREPPEAAEEIRAGTSSFAARYRNGLCFHTEPVHVYVIRRTDRAIWIRQCSNGDKGGGWIIGETEPFEATAALLPSSQIEQALGESGRIALQVNFASDEAVVLDESMPQIGEIVSLLKANDGLRLSIEGHTDDTGTPERNRVLALARAQAVVDLVVARGIDASRLEAAGYGSDRPVADNTSEDGKATNRRVELVSLQ
- the panE gene encoding 2-dehydropantoate 2-reductase — protein: MRILVLGAGGTGGYFGGRLAQAGVDVTFLVRPTRAAQLAREGLRLRSPLGDADLAVAHVTADALPALAAAQPFDLVVLSCKAYDLDTAIDAIAPAVGAGTTVMPILNGLQHYAALDARFGANQVLGGLCFISAVKGMEGEVVHLPSPPSLTFGERDPTRNGSARTQALAQACARAEGFEAVCSDDFLQAAWNKFSFLTAMAAATCVMRASIGRIVASDEGAAFMAALHDECLAVAAAQGQAIPAQAAEQARTLLTRAGSPATASMLRDLESGQDVEAAQIVGDMRARARDHGIATPHLQAAWVHLQCYRSRRASPDTP
- a CDS encoding pitrilysin family protein yields the protein MRRRLRVCLVALLLCAGIAPAIAAPQPDAPVHSAEGITEYRFDNGLQLVLFPDPGKPVTTVNVTYRVGSRHEGYGETGMAHLLEHLLFKGTPTHPDIPGEMKRRGIRFNGTTWFDRTNYFASFSSDPATLDWLLGMEADRMVASRIAREDLDSEMTVVRNELEAGENNPVRVLVQRLMSAAYDWHNYGNPTIGARSDIEGMPIARLQAFYRTWYRPDNAVVVIAGDFDPAHALERVAAHFGTLPQPASALPRTYTREPAQDGERHVVVRRVGCTPYLAAGYHIPAGRHPDAGALAVLAQVLGHAPSGRLHRALVEPGLATSVSATGYSLDEPGYLSVVIEAPAGSDLDALQTRLLDVLEQDPAPFTDDEVDEARARLLAGFERALRDPNAVGVALSDAIAQGDWRLLLHARDRLETVTAADVQRVARTYLRRDNRTTGHFVPTDTPERIEIPEAPDAATLLAGFVGRPALAAGEAFDPTPEAIDARTRTWTLSNGARLAVLDKATRGQAVQLRMTLRLGSEDTLTGRTDAAMLAGGLLMRGAGDLDRAAISRRLTALRSTLGASGGATTVSVAASTDRAHLVDLLDLTATVLRRPTFPQDEFEQLRTQWITGILGSMSEPGAVANQAMAQHFDIFPPGHPFHARTFEQRINGLEATTRDEAAAFHLAFYGMGPGTTIAIVGDVDAEAVRTQLEALFGDWRPATPFVRIPTPYAAQPAAHLRVVTPDRPNAVFLAQQALPLGQDHPDYPALLLGNHLFGSGGMKSRLADRIRQRDGLSYGVSSSFGASAFDTVGTFSAQAIAAPENIAKVAQAFDEELRRLLTDGIDETELTQTRDGLLLARRTARASDAQLAGTLNDNLYLERDMAYSAAFEDRLRGLDAEAVRAAMARHLDPDAITTVIAGDLDASAAGP